The window GTGCTTGTGGCCCACTCCAGGGCCTGATCGAAGCTGTCGGCCTTCATGACGGCGAGGATCGGCCCGAACACCTCTTCCTGGGCCAGCCGATGTTCGGGGCGAATGCCGGCGACCACGACCAGCGGGGCGTAGTAGCCCGGTCCCGAGGTCTGCCGCTCCACCAGCACCTGTCCTTCCTCGTGGGCGATACGCAGGTATTCCTGGACCTTTTTCTGCTGGGACGGATCGACCACCGGGCCCATGGCGTTTTCCGGGTCCTCGGAGGGGCCGATGCGCAGCGAACCGCAGGCCTCGGTCAGGCGCGAGACGAACTTGTCGTAGATGGAGTCGACCACGATGACCCGGGAGCAGGCCGAGCACTTCTGGCCCTGGAAGCCGAAGGCCGAATAGACCACGCCCAGGATCGCCTCGTCGAGGTCGGCGTCGTCGTCGATGATGATGGCGTTCTTGCCGCCCATTTCGGCGATGACCTTCTTGCAGTAGGCCTGGCCGGGCTGCACCCTGGCCGCCTTTTCCTGGATGCGCAGCCCGGTCTCCATGGAGCCGGTAAAGGCGATGGTGCTGACCTTCGGGTGTTCGACCAGATGGTCGCCCATGACCGAACCCCGGCCGGGACAGTAGTTGAAGACGCCGTCCGGGAGCCCGGCTTCCTTGAAGATTTCCGCCATGCCGTAGCCGGTGAGCGAAGACAGGCTCGAGGGCTTGTAGACCACCGTGTTGCCGGCCACGATGGCGGCGGAGGTCATGCCCACGGAGATGGCCAGGGGGAAGTTCCAGGGCGCGATGACGGCGGTGACGCCCTTGGCCTCGTAAAAGAGGTGGTTCTTCTCGCCGGGTTCCCGGCCCATGCGTTTGGGGGCCCCCAGGCGCAGGGCTTCGCGGGCGTAGTATTCCAGGAAGTCGATGGCCTCGCCCACGTCGTTGTAGGCCTGATCCCACTGTTTGCCGACCTCGAGCACCTGGGTCGCGGACAGGGCCACGATGTCGCGCCGGGCAATGGCGGCGGCCTTCAGGATGATGTCGGCGCGCTCCTTGGGCGAGGCGTCGCGCCAGGCCGGGAAGGCGGCCTCTGCGGCGTCTATGGCCGCGTCCACCTCGACCGTGCCGGCCTGGCAGACGTTCGCCAGGACCTCGCCGGGATCGGCCGGGTTGACTGAGGGGATGCGGTCGTCGGTTTCCACGGACTTGCCGCCGATCACCAGCGGCAGCACGCGCCCGGCTTCGCCGCGCACCTGGGCTATGGCCTCTGGGAAGGCTTTTCGCAGCTCGGCCACGGTGAAATCGGCCAGGGGCTCGTTGCGAAAGGCGGTCAGGCCGTCGATGGGCGTTTTCTCGGCGGCCTTTTGCGGCGCGGCCGCCAGTTCGCGCTCCAGGGTCAGCTGGGGATTTTCCAGCAGCCGGTCCTCGGCCTCGCCGTCGGCGAAGCTCAGGCGCAGAAAGGATTCGTTGGCCGTGTTTTCCAGCAGCCGGCGCACCAGATAGGCCATGCCCGGCAGCAGCTCGCCGTAGGGACAGTAAAGTCGCACCCGGCCGGCCACCTTGAGGAGCCCTTTGCGCACGGGTTCGGCCATGCCGTAGAGCGCCTGGAATTCATAGCGGTTTTCCGGCACGCCAAGCTCCGCCGCCATCTCCATGACGTTGGAGATGGTGCGGATGTTGTGGGAGGCGCACTGGAAATAGATGAGGTCGCTGTTTTCGAGGATCAGCCGGGACAGTTTTTCGTGGGCGATGTCGGACTCGGGCTTGCGCGTCCAGACCGGAACCGGCCAGCCCATCTGCTTGGCGATGACCGTTTCGTAGTCCCAGTATGCGCCCTTGACCAGCCGCATGCCGAACGGCAGGCCCTCGGCCCGGCCCCAGGCGACAAGGTCCTTGATGTCGTGCTCGGTCTCGCGCATGTAGGCCTGGAGCACGATGGAAAGATGGGGATAATCGCGAAATTCCGGCTCGCTGCGCAGGCGTTTGAACAGCTCGATGGTGATGTCCTTGTACTTGAGCTGCTCCATGTCGATGCACATGGCCCCGCCCATGGCCATGATCTTGCGGTAGACCGGCCGCATGCGGGCGAGGATGCCTTCCACCGAGCCGTCGAAATCCATGGGACTGGCCTGGGAAAAAAGGGCCGACGGCTTGATCGAGGCGTTGACCCTGGGCGCGCTGCCCCAGTCGAGGCCGTCCGAGCCCGTGCCGAAGGGCTTCCAGGACTTCTGCTCGGCGGCGATGGCGTCGAGGACCTCCAGATAGCCGTCGCGGTAGGCGTCGGACTCCAGCTCCGAAACCGTGGCCTCGCCGAGCAGGTCCACGGTGAAGGCGAATCCGTCCTTGCGGATCTTGCTTAAATTCTTGACTGCTTCCTTGGTCCGCTCGCCCACGATGAACTGCCGGGCCATGCCCTCGATGTTGGAGCGGATGGCCTTGCCCATGAGCTTGGCCGCCACGCCCCCGAACAGGCCGGACTTTTCCGCGCCCCACTTGAGCACGGCCGGGATATCCCCGGCCTCGCCCCCGGAGAAATATTCCTCGATGTGGCGCGACAGGTTGTCGGAGGTGGTCAGGTAGGGCAACACGTCCACGAACCGGAACAGCTGGACCTTGAAGCCCTCGTTCTGCATGGCCCAGTCCATGACCTTGCCGGTCCAGAAACCCTTGTTGAAGATGGAGGGCGACTCGCCACGGATACTGGCGAAAAAGGCCTTGCCGCGCTGGCGGATGGCCTCGTCGAGTTGGGGATTCATTTTTCCTCTCCGGATGCGGGTGGATTGGCAAGGGGCAGCGCCCCGGTTTCCTTGACGGTTTGCAGCACCACCGTGGTATTGGTGTCGCGCACGGTGGAAAGCCTGCCGATGACCTTGAGCAAGTCGGCCAGGGAACGGGTATCCGGAGCCCGGACCTTGATGAGATAGGCGGCCGTGCCGGCCACGTAATGAACCTCCTGGACCCCGGGCACGGCGGCCAGCTGCTGGCCGGTGTCGATGGCGCCCACGGGTTCGTCGGTCTTGACGAAGGTGAAGGCCGTCAGGTCCAATTCCACGGCCGAAGGATCGATGCGGGCCTCGTAGCCGGTGATGACGCCTTTGCGCTCGAGCTTGCGCACCCGTTCGAGCACCGCAGAGGGAGCCATGGACACGGCCCGGGCAATGTCGGCGTTGGAGGTGCGGGCATTGTCCTGAAGGATCATCAAAATTCGGCGGTCGATTTCGTCGATCATTCTCGCTATCTCCTGGTATTGCGAATAAAATTCAAAACAGAGGGGTTTGTCAAGAGCCGTTAATTTAGCTAAAAAATTTTCTAGGGGTAAGCCCCAATATTCCCTTTACATTTTTACATTACATTGAAAGTAAAACAATCAGGGGTCATAAGAAGGAGCTATCTATGGCTAGCCGAAAATACGACATAAACGAATTTGAAGAAGAAGAAGGGAAAGATTATCTTACAAAAGGCAGCCCAGAGCCAATTGAAGAGATATACAAGAAAGGAAAATTCCGTGTTGTATACCAAACCAACACTTTTTTTCTTCCGCAGCTTCGCGATTTAATACGAAATAAATCTATTTTGAATATTAGACCTGAATACCAAAGGCGTCTCCGGTGGGACAATAAAAGAAAGTCGCTCTTAATAGAGTCGCTATTGATGAACATCCCGATCCCTCCTCTCTTTTTTTACGAAAATAAGATGGCTACCTACGAAGTAATGGACGGGCAACAGCGTCTAAATGCGATTGATGAATTCTTTAATAATGACTTTAAATTGACAGGCCTAGAAGTCTTTGGGCAATTAAAGGGAAAGCAATACGGAGAGTTACATCCTGTAATTAAAAAGGGGCTTGATAGAGCATCTCTTTCGTCAATCATCCTATTATTAGAAAGTGACGACACTGAACGTGATCCGTATTTAATAAGACGGTATGTTTTTAAACGCCTCAACACTGGCGGTCAAAAGCTAAACGACCAAGAGATACGTAATTGCATCTACGCTGGAGAGTTCAATAATCTTATTACATCTCTTTCTAGAAACAGTTTATTTACTAAGGCATGGGACATTCCACCTTTTAATGAAATAGACATTGATCGATCTTACGAAGACCCAAAACGGAAAAACAATACACTTTATAGAAACATGCATGACTGCCAATTAATTCTCCGCTTTTTTGCATTAAAAGATGAGGAGAATATCAAAGGATCAATGAAGTCAATGCTGGATCGTTGTATGCAAAAAAATCTTAATATTACTCCGGAGGAGAAATTGAATTATGAGTATATTTTTTTAGAGTGTCTGGAGCTTGCACATTTAATTTTCAACCGGAGGCCATTCAAAATAAAGACTGGTAAAGTTGAAAAAGTCTCTGCTCCTCTTTATGACGCTACCATGGTTTCGTTGAGTAAATTTTTAAAAAACAAAAGTACACTCATAGAAAAAAAGGCCTTCATTAATGAGCGTTTGCAAAAGGCTCTTAATAATGCGAACGACTATGAAATACTTGTTGGCAGAGGCAATACTGCTTCAGCCATAAAAAAGCGCATTGAATTGTTAAGCGGAATATTCAAACTCGCAATTTCCTAGGCAACTATGCGCGCCTATGAAAGATGAACTTAAAACAGAAGTCGATGGCTTTATTGAGATGCTTGAGTCAATTGAAAGGATACTAGGGGGTACTACTCCTAGAGTTGAATCCGCAGGACCATCTTCCCATATAGTTCTAACAAATTGTGGCGTCTTCTTGATTCTGTCGGCAATCTATGAAGAATATATTAAGTCCGTCTTACGGCAGGCCTGCAAGATAATTATCAAAGATCGTGGCTCGATATCAATGATGCCTATTGATATAGTAAAATCTCATATTGAAGTTTCAAGCAACAAGTTAAAGCAAGCTAAAGCGCCTAATGGGGTCAATCTAGCTGAGCTGCGAGCTATCGCCGAAAATTTATATAATTTTACACAAGAAAAAGAAGAGTTTGATTTATATATAGATGATATTTGCACAAACGATCGAAATATAACCGCTCCCCAAATTAAAGAACTGTGTAAAAAAATTGGAATTAAAGAAATACTTGAAAAAGTTTCACAGCGAGAAAAAATAAAGAAGTATTTTGGGATAGACAACGTTTCGACTATAAAAAACGAAGTATCCGCAAAGCTTATGACTTTTATTAACAAAAGAAATGAGATTGTTCATGGATTCCAGCTTAACAAAGGCGTATCGGCAAACGATATAGTTCAGTTTGTTGAGTTCTTTAAAGTATTCTCTATTGCTTTTGCAGAGGCCGTAAACGCTGAGATTCTCACGATTTTACCTGTGGCTATAAAATAACAGAATGAGCACTATCACCTTAAAAGAGAAAAGCAGTATGCAAAGGCACTCAAAAATCAAAATTCTCTTACAAGTCATTGTAGTTGCCTTTGTATTTCAGAGCACACATGGATTCTGCAAAACTGATTTCTCGCTGACCATCCTGCACACCAACGACATCCACGCCCATCTGGCTGCGTTCGACGCGCTGGGTGCGTTTTGCTCCAAGGAAAAGGAGACGGCCGGCAAATGCCAGGGCGGCGCGGCCCGGCTGGCCACGGCCGTCGCCCGGCAGCGCGCCAAGGGGGGCCATTTCCTGCTGCTCGACGCCGGCGACCAGTTCCAGGGCACGCTTTTTTTCACCAAGTACAAGGGACAGGCCTGCGCCTTTTTCATGGACCGGCTCGGCTATGACGCCATGGCCGTGGGCAACCACGAATTCGACGACGGCCCGGCCACTTTGGCGAATTTTATTCGGGCGCTCAAGTTTCCGATTCTGGCCGCCAATGTCGACGCCTCGCGTTCGCAACAATTGAAGGGGCTTATCGCGCCGTACGTCGTTCGGAAAGTGGCCGGACGCAGGATCGGCATCATCGGCGCCACCCAGCCCAAGGCGGCCCAGATCTCCAGTCCCGGACCGGACATCGCCTTTCCGGCCATCGTGCCGGCCGTCAAAAACGCCGTGGCCGCCTTGCGAAAACAGGGCGTGGACATCGTGATCCTGCTGTCCCACGCCGGGCTCTCCGGCGACAAGAAGATCGCGGCCAAGGTAGCCGGGCTCGACGTCATCGTCGGCGGCCACAGCCACGTGCTCCTCGGCAACGGCTACCCCGAGGCCGTGGGACCGTGCCCGCTGGCCATCGACGCCCCAGACGGCGGTAAGACGTACATTGTCACCGCCGGCTACTGGGGCCGCTACCTGGGCGTGTTGCATGTGGATTTCGACGCGGCCGGAAAGGTGACCCGGGCGACGGGCAATCCGGTGCGCCTGGACGCGGCCGTGCCCGAGGACCCGGCCACCCTGGCCGAGGTCGAGCGCTTCGGCAAACCCCTCGAGGCGTTTCGGGCCAAGGTGCTGGGCAAAAGCGACGGGCCGATCGGCGCGGCCATGTGCCGCCAGGAGGAATGCGCAGGCGGCGACCTCATGGCCGAGGCCATGCTTGCCGGCGGACGTTCACGCGGGGCCGTGGCCGCGATTTTCAACGGCGGCGGCGTGCGGGCCGGCATGGACGCGGGAAAGATCACCCTGGGCGATCTGCTCACCGCCTACCCCTTCCCCAACACCCTGGTCGTGCTCAGCCTGACCGGCGAGGACCTGCTCGCCGTGCTGGAACACGGCGTGTCGGCCGTGGGGTTTAACGCGGGCAGCGGCCGGTTTCCCCAGGTGGCCGGCATCCGCTTCGCGCTCGACATCACCAAGCCGGCCGGCAAACGCATCACCGCCGTATCCGTGGCCGACGCCGCCGGACATTTCGCGCCCCTCGATCCCAAGGCCGAGTACCGGCTGGCGATCAGCGACTACATGGCCCGGGGCGGCGACGGCTACGCCATCTTCAAGACAAAGGGCCGGGACGTGGACGGCGACGGCGATCCGCTGGCCGACCTGCTGGCCCGCTACATCACCACCCACTCGCCTCTGTCCCTCAAACCCGACGGCCGTATTGGGCAGTAAGAGGAGGGAGGAGGAAGAAGGGATGGAAAGAGGGTGCGAGAGGGGAAACCCTTTAAAAAGGGCAGTAGCCCCTCTCGCGCTCTCCCCTTCCTCAATTTTCTAATAATATAAGCAAGTAACGGACGACAGCCCGTAACTTTTGAGAGTCTTTGGAAGGGGGGCCCGGGGGGAGAACCTTTCTGCAAGAAAGGTTTCCCCCCGGCTCCTATTTACTATCCACACAACTTCTTGGTGATCTCGGCGGTATGGCGGCCCTGGAACCGGGCAGCGTCCAGTTCGTTTTCCGTGGGCATGCGGGAGCCGTCGCCGGCGGCGATGGTGGACGCGCCGTAGGGCGTGCCGCCCGTGATCTCGTCCACGCGCATCTGCCCGGCGTAGGCATAGGGCAGGCCCACCACGATCATGCCCTGGTGGAGCAATGTCTGGATGAACGACATCAGCGTGGTTTCCTGGCCGCCATGCTGGGTGGCGGTGGAACAGAAAACGCCGCCCGGCTTGCCGACCAGACCGCCGCGCATCCAGATCTGGCCCGTGGCGTCGAGAAACTGTCGCATCTGGCCGCACATATTGCCGAAGCGGGTCGGCGTACCGAAAATGATGGCGTCGGCCTGCTCCAGCTCCTCCAGGGTACACACCGGCACGGTGGACAGGGTTTTCTGGGCTTCGGCGGCGTGCATTCTCTCGATGACATCGGGAGGCAGCGTCTCCGGCACCCGGCGCAGCGTGGCGATGACGCCCTCCACCTGGTGCACGCCTTCGGCCACGGCCTGGGCCATGGCCGCCACATGGCCGTATAATGAATAGTAAACGATCAGCACGTTCATACTACGGTGCTCCGTTTGCGGGTTGATGATAGTCCATTTTCTACGTCGACCGGCGGGAAAGGGCAAGGCTCCCGCCGGCACGGCGGCCCTTGCCGGGCACAAGGATTTGCCCTAAGGGTCAAAGACCGGGACGCGACATTTTCGACAAGCCAACGGGCCGCATTCACGGGCTTTTTCGATCACCCTCTGGCCCGTCCCGAAGCACCGCTCATGCAGACAGCCCTGACCTGCCTTCGCGCCGTGGCCGACGCCTACGGCCTGCCCTTCGACGCGGCCGGCGCGGCGGATCGTTTTGGCCTGGGCGATGCCGAGCCGGGCACGGACACCCTGCTCGCCATGGCCGCCACGGTGGGGCTCGCCGCCCGGGCGGCCCGGATGGACGTGGCGGAGATGGCCGCTTTGGGCCGCTTCCCGGTCATCGCCCGGCTGGTCAACGGCAATTCCGTGGTGGTGCTCGGCGTGCGCGGGGGCGAGGACGGACCGCTCGTGCGCGTGGCCGATCCGCTGGC of the Solidesulfovibrio fructosivorans JJ] genome contains:
- a CDS encoding bifunctional metallophosphatase/5'-nucleotidase, with translation MQRHSKIKILLQVIVVAFVFQSTHGFCKTDFSLTILHTNDIHAHLAAFDALGAFCSKEKETAGKCQGGAARLATAVARQRAKGGHFLLLDAGDQFQGTLFFTKYKGQACAFFMDRLGYDAMAVGNHEFDDGPATLANFIRALKFPILAANVDASRSQQLKGLIAPYVVRKVAGRRIGIIGATQPKAAQISSPGPDIAFPAIVPAVKNAVAALRKQGVDIVILLSHAGLSGDKKIAAKVAGLDVIVGGHSHVLLGNGYPEAVGPCPLAIDAPDGGKTYIVTAGYWGRYLGVLHVDFDAAGKVTRATGNPVRLDAAVPEDPATLAEVERFGKPLEAFRAKVLGKSDGPIGAAMCRQEECAGGDLMAEAMLAGGRSRGAVAAIFNGGGVRAGMDAGKITLGDLLTAYPFPNTLVVLSLTGEDLLAVLEHGVSAVGFNAGSGRFPQVAGIRFALDITKPAGKRITAVSVADAAGHFAPLDPKAEYRLAISDYMARGGDGYAIFKTKGRDVDGDGDPLADLLARYITTHSPLSLKPDGRIGQ
- the wrbA gene encoding NAD(P)H:quinone oxidoreductase, with amino-acid sequence MNVLIVYYSLYGHVAAMAQAVAEGVHQVEGVIATLRRVPETLPPDVIERMHAAEAQKTLSTVPVCTLEELEQADAIIFGTPTRFGNMCGQMRQFLDATGQIWMRGGLVGKPGGVFCSTATQHGGQETTLMSFIQTLLHQGMIVVGLPYAYAGQMRVDEITGGTPYGASTIAAGDGSRMPTENELDAARFQGRHTAEITKKLCG
- the pruA gene encoding L-glutamate gamma-semialdehyde dehydrogenase encodes the protein MNPQLDEAIRQRGKAFFASIRGESPSIFNKGFWTGKVMDWAMQNEGFKVQLFRFVDVLPYLTTSDNLSRHIEEYFSGGEAGDIPAVLKWGAEKSGLFGGVAAKLMGKAIRSNIEGMARQFIVGERTKEAVKNLSKIRKDGFAFTVDLLGEATVSELESDAYRDGYLEVLDAIAAEQKSWKPFGTGSDGLDWGSAPRVNASIKPSALFSQASPMDFDGSVEGILARMRPVYRKIMAMGGAMCIDMEQLKYKDITIELFKRLRSEPEFRDYPHLSIVLQAYMRETEHDIKDLVAWGRAEGLPFGMRLVKGAYWDYETVIAKQMGWPVPVWTRKPESDIAHEKLSRLILENSDLIYFQCASHNIRTISNVMEMAAELGVPENRYEFQALYGMAEPVRKGLLKVAGRVRLYCPYGELLPGMAYLVRRLLENTANESFLRLSFADGEAEDRLLENPQLTLERELAAAPQKAAEKTPIDGLTAFRNEPLADFTVAELRKAFPEAIAQVRGEAGRVLPLVIGGKSVETDDRIPSVNPADPGEVLANVCQAGTVEVDAAIDAAEAAFPAWRDASPKERADIILKAAAIARRDIVALSATQVLEVGKQWDQAYNDVGEAIDFLEYYAREALRLGAPKRMGREPGEKNHLFYEAKGVTAVIAPWNFPLAISVGMTSAAIVAGNTVVYKPSSLSSLTGYGMAEIFKEAGLPDGVFNYCPGRGSVMGDHLVEHPKVSTIAFTGSMETGLRIQEKAARVQPGQAYCKKVIAEMGGKNAIIIDDDADLDEAILGVVYSAFGFQGQKCSACSRVIVVDSIYDKFVSRLTEACGSLRIGPSEDPENAMGPVVDPSQQKKVQEYLRIAHEEGQVLVERQTSGPGYYAPLVVVAGIRPEHRLAQEEVFGPILAVMKADSFDQALEWATSTRFALTGGVYSRSPKHLEKARREFRVGNLYLNRNCVGAMVGRQPFGGSKMSGVGSKSGGPDYLLQFMEPRVVTENTIRRGFTPIDEDDEWFE
- a CDS encoding DUF262 domain-containing protein, giving the protein MASRKYDINEFEEEEGKDYLTKGSPEPIEEIYKKGKFRVVYQTNTFFLPQLRDLIRNKSILNIRPEYQRRLRWDNKRKSLLIESLLMNIPIPPLFFYENKMATYEVMDGQQRLNAIDEFFNNDFKLTGLEVFGQLKGKQYGELHPVIKKGLDRASLSSIILLLESDDTERDPYLIRRYVFKRLNTGGQKLNDQEIRNCIYAGEFNNLITSLSRNSLFTKAWDIPPFNEIDIDRSYEDPKRKNNTLYRNMHDCQLILRFFALKDEENIKGSMKSMLDRCMQKNLNITPEEKLNYEYIFLECLELAHLIFNRRPFKIKTGKVEKVSAPLYDATMVSLSKFLKNKSTLIEKKAFINERLQKALNNANDYEILVGRGNTASAIKKRIELLSGIFKLAIS
- a CDS encoding HEPN domain-containing protein; this translates as MKDELKTEVDGFIEMLESIERILGGTTPRVESAGPSSHIVLTNCGVFLILSAIYEEYIKSVLRQACKIIIKDRGSISMMPIDIVKSHIEVSSNKLKQAKAPNGVNLAELRAIAENLYNFTQEKEEFDLYIDDICTNDRNITAPQIKELCKKIGIKEILEKVSQREKIKKYFGIDNVSTIKNEVSAKLMTFINKRNEIVHGFQLNKGVSANDIVQFVEFFKVFSIAFAEAVNAEILTILPVAIK
- a CDS encoding Lrp/AsnC family transcriptional regulator, with the translated sequence MIDEIDRRILMILQDNARTSNADIARAVSMAPSAVLERVRKLERKGVITGYEARIDPSAVELDLTAFTFVKTDEPVGAIDTGQQLAAVPGVQEVHYVAGTAAYLIKVRAPDTRSLADLLKVIGRLSTVRDTNTTVVLQTVKETGALPLANPPASGEEK